The segment GATGCCGCTCTTCGTGCCGGCCTCGATGCTCCCTATTCGTGTATGGAAGGTGTCTGCACGGCATGTATGGCACAGATCAAAGAGGGAGAGGTCGATTTCCCGGACGATACGATTCTCGATGATCGAGATAAAGCTGACGGAAAAACGCTGACCTGCCAAGCGAAGCTTAAGGTCGGTTGTGCCAAGATAGTTATCGATTACGACGCTGTTTAGTCTATTCGTAGCTTAGGAATCGTAGCTTTATCTATTACGGAAATATTCGATTTTGCGGCCAGTGATAGAACCGAGTTTTCAGACCCTAATGTCGTAAATAAATACTTGGTCGAGTTTGAGGGAGCCGCGCGTAGGATATCGAACCCAACGACCTGAGAGTTCGGGAAAATTAGATCAGAAATTACAGTCATCGGTCCGCGATATTTATTGAGATAGTCTATTGCCGTAGAGGGATCGCTCGTAATCAGTTTAGGTTCGTAATCTTCGAGCTGTTTCGAAAACATCTCTAATACATCGGAGTCATCATCTACGACGATGACTCTACCTCGGACTGAGATCTCGAATTGGTTTTTGTTAGAAGGGATCGACACCTCAACACGGCAGCCCTCATTGGTCGTGTTGATTGAAATAGAGCCTCCGATTCCCGATAGAAATTCTTTTGCGCTGGAAAGGCCGATTCCATTTCCGTTCACCTTTCCAAAGGTAGTGCCTCGAACAAAGATTCGTTCCGATATTTCTTTAGGAATGCCAGGCCCGTTGTCGAAGATGCCGATTTTGTAATTCGACTCCAGTTGTGCCAACTCAATGACAATTTTTGGCTGGAGAGTGTTTGTAGACCGTAAGGATTCAATTGCATTGTTGATGAGGTTTATCAAATGTCGTTCCAATTCGTCCTTGGCGAATGTTGAGATGGCTCTTTCAATCGCGATGCTCTTCACCACTTCAATTTCCGGAGCAACTGTATTCACATAACTAGCGAGGTCTTCGACTAAACTCACTAAATCGAAATGAACCCTTTGTTTCGAGCCAAATTGATCGCCCATTCTGTGTGTAGCGAGCAGTGAATCCGCAATTGTTGTCAGGCGATCTATTGATTTCACGGCGAGTGCTTTGGGTTTCGCAGATCCTTCCAATGAGCGAAGAGCGATATTCAGCGCGCTAAGAGGGCCTCGGATGTCATGAGCCAAGCGAACAGCAATACGAAAGGAAGCGTCGGCCTGGGCACTTCGTGAAACCACGATTCCTTCCTGCTTAAGTTGTTGAATCGATTGCTCAGCGCTGATTTTCGCGATCGCCGCATTCTTTTGTGACCGATACAGGATGAATGGCAGGACTAGGTACGGCGTGATAATCGATGAAATTAACGTCGGAATTGAGAACAGAAACATGTCGCCAAAATGGTACGCAAGAAACGGAACGGCATTCACCGTGAGAATCCAAATAAAGGCAAAAAGGCTTGTTTTGACGTTTGAGATGTTCAGAAGGACCAGCGCGAGAACGAACGTTACCGAAAACAGATATGCTGTTGACCATCGTTCGGGCAGAGTTTTCACGTATCTGCGCTCTGATAAGTTCGTAAATAAGTTAGCAATGTATTCCTGATCCCAAAGTGCTCCGCGCTGGAGTGTTGAGTTCGAGCTTCCGGATTCGGATTTGGATTCTATGGGCGTGTTGGCGATTGATCCGTTCATCGAGTCAGCAAATCCAACTAATATCAATTTGTCTTGATAACGTTCGGTTTCCGAGACGCCAAAATCTTCGTCAAAACTTCCCGGTGCGAAGTACTTGATCATGATTTGGGTTGTGCCCATGTGGTCAAATGAATATTTAAAATCCGTTGGGGCGATCGAATGCCCGTGGTCGTTTAAGAACGTAATCAAGTTCGAGACGAATCCGCTATCGTGTACCCGGAGGTTTATGTAGCGAGATTTTCGATCCCCAGGTGGTTTCATGAGATCCGAAGTCCTATCCCAGTGATCAATAACAGGTAAAAGTTCTCGGAAAAATTTGATTGATCCGATATGGCGTTCGCCATTGTCGCGATATAGAAATAGTTTCGGAATTTTTGATAACTCAGCGGCGAAATCGGCCATCGCTTTCGATGTGACATTGTCTCGCCAAGTCAGACTTTCTTCAAACAGAACGATCGCTCGCGGGCTGTAGCGTGAGATATCTTCTAACGCTTTGATGATTGCCACTCGATCCACAAGAAAGTACTCTTCCGGATTAACGCCTAATCTGCGAGTCGGTAGATTTACGACGACAAAGTCCGTACTGGGGGCGCGTTCGTTGCTTATCCTTTGCTTGATGTCGAGTGTTAGCACTTCGACACCTCGGATCGGTATTAGGTGAATTCCGAGGGAAATCGTTGCGCCGATTGTCAGGGCGATGACCAATCGATTGGCCCAGTGTTTGGCTTGAACTTTCGTGAATATCACATCTCCATAGTCGGTCTCACATCTTCAATGGAAAATGAAATTTGGACTGAATTAGTAAAAATGAAGGCGTAAAGTCGGCATTAACCTACGCATCACCCGAAAGACGTGAATTACGATGCAACCTAGACCTCGCCCCTAGACCAAGACAGGGGCGGCGCAAACGTTCTTTGCCGCCGCGCCGGAGCCACGTCATCCTGAGAGATATGTCGGCGCTTGTTAAATTTTGGGGAGTTCGGGGATCGATTCCGAGCGCGCCCCAGCCCACGCAATGGGTGAAAGATTTTGAAGAGTTGATGCGCGGATTTTTCCGCGCGGGCTTCCATAAGCCGGAGCAGATCTCGGAGTATCTCGGGGGACTGTCCGTGCCCGAGGTTGGCGGTTTTGGGACCGCGACGACCTGCGTGGAAGTGACGACGCCCAACGCCTCGATCATCCTTGATGGCGGGAGCGGTATCCGCAACTACAGCGAGGCGACTCTCCGCGCGCGAGACCGCAAGGAATACCACATCCTGATGACCCACTTTCATTGGGATCACTTGATCGGACTTCCGTTCTTCGCGCCGCACTTCATTCCCGGATTCAAGGTGAATTACTACGCGGTTCAGGACGATCTCGAACACATGATTCGGGGCAAGTTCAAAAAGCCTTACTTCCCGGTGCCGTTCGAGGCGCTCGGTGCGGACATTCAGTTTCATCGCCTGGAGCCCCGCAAGACCTTCAAGATCGGCGATCTCGATATCACGCCCTACGAGCTTGATCATCCAGATCCCTGTTGGGGCTTTCGCGTGGAAACCCACGGCAAAGTGTACTCGCATTGCGTGGACACCGAGGCGACACGCACGACGCGTGAATCTCTCGGTCCGGATTTGCCGCTCTACCAAAACGTGGACGTGATGTACTTCGATGCCCAATACACGTTGCCCGAGCTGGCCGAGAAAGCGAATTGGGGACACGGGGCCGCGCAGCTGGGCCTGGATATCGCGTTCCGTGAAAATATCCGTCACATGATCTTCGCGCATCACGATCCCGGCGCGACGACGCAGCAACTTTTTGAGCTCAAAACTCAGACTCGCGAATATTACGAGTGGCGTCTGAAAACCGCCGAAACCAATCGGTTGCGCCTTCCCGAAGTGAAGTGGCGTTACGCCCATGAAGGACTTGAAATCGATCTCACCAAGGTCTAATCCGCCTCCAATGAGGCGCACCTTTCGCGTCGCGCTTCTCGCCAGCCTCGTGCTGTCGGGAGCCGCGGTCTTTTATCTTTCCTATCTCAGTCCGCGTGCGCTCCGCTCACAGTGGGTCGAGCAGTTCGTGCGACATTATCAATCGAACCTCGCGCCTCGCCGCATGAAAGCGGCGGATTGTGATCGCCTGCTCGCGCGGGCACGACTCATGGTCGAAAGCGAAATTCGCTATGTCGCCGATTACGTGGAAATCCCGTTCCCGGAGGGCGACGTCGCGCCCGACACCGGTGTCTGCGCCGACGTTGTCGTACGCTCCTTTCGCGAAATTGGAATCGACCTTCAAGAGCGCGTGAACCGGGAGCTGAAACGGGATTTTGCCAGTTCGCCGCAGATCTGGGGCCTGGAAGGTCCCGATACGAACATCGACCACCGACGTGTGCCGAATCTGATGTGGTACTTTACCCGTGAATGGTCGCGGCGCCCGCTCTCGGAAGACAACCAAGACTACCGACGTTGCGATGTCGTCGCGTGGGATCTCGGGGGCGGGGTGACGCATATCGGGATCGTGAGTGGCGTCGATGCCAATGGCGAGACGCAACTGATCCATCACCTTGCCGAGCATCCGCAAGAGCAAGCCGTCCTGCGCCGCTGGCGAATCATCGGACATTTCGCTTACTGAGAATTGGACGTCAGGCGAGGTCGGATCAGAAGCGCGGATCTTTTTCGACGCCTTCCGCGCGCATCATCACGATCGAAGGATCCGTGTCGGGCGGAATGACGACCTCTTCGGGTCGCAGCGACGCGGGGAAGATGAAGTCTTCGGTCGGACGATGCTCTGAAAATTCACGCATGACCTGAAGCCAAACCGGAAGGGCGCCGCCACCGCCGGTCAAACCGTGGGACTGCGGCTGATCGTAGCCGACCCACACCAGCGTCAGATCGTAGGGCGTGAAGCCCGCGAACCAGGCGTCTTTGTAGTCCGAGGTCGTGCCGGTCTTTCCGGCGGACACCCACTTGAAACCCGACGCTTTGACGGCGCGGCCCGTGCCGCTGCGATTGGTTTCTTTCATGATGCCGAGGACCATACCCGCGGCATCCGCATCGTAGATTTTTTCGGGCTCTTCGAGCGGCAGAGTTTCGCTGGTGCCGTCGGCGAAAACCAAAGCCTCGAGCAGGCGCGGACGCAGGCGTTCGCCCATCCGCGCGAGGGCGATGTAGGCTTCGGCGATTTCGATGGGGCGCAGATCCATCGCGCCCAAAAGCAGGCTGGGGACTTTCGGAATTTCGCTTTGCACGCCCGCCGCGTGGAAGCGCTCGATGACGTCGTCCAGATCGCCACGCATGCCGAGAATGGCGGTCGACGCGTTCAAGCTGTTCTTCAACGCGTAGTTGAGCGTCACTTCGCCATGGAACTTTTTGTCGTAGTTCTCGGGACTCCAGGATTTTTTGTAGATGGGAAAGCTGACTTTTTCGTCGTTGATCAGGCTCAGCGGATTCAGCGACGCATCCTTTTCGAAGGCATTCAAGTAAACGAAAGGTTTGGCG is part of the Pseudobdellovibrionaceae bacterium genome and harbors:
- a CDS encoding HAMP domain-containing histidine kinase — encoded protein: MIFTKVQAKHWANRLVIALTIGATISLGIHLIPIRGVEVLTLDIKQRISNERAPSTDFVVVNLPTRRLGVNPEEYFLVDRVAIIKALEDISRYSPRAIVLFEESLTWRDNVTSKAMADFAAELSKIPKLFLYRDNGERHIGSIKFFRELLPVIDHWDRTSDLMKPPGDRKSRYINLRVHDSGFVSNLITFLNDHGHSIAPTDFKYSFDHMGTTQIMIKYFAPGSFDEDFGVSETERYQDKLILVGFADSMNGSIANTPIESKSESGSSNSTLQRGALWDQEYIANLFTNLSERRYVKTLPERWSTAYLFSVTFVLALVLLNISNVKTSLFAFIWILTVNAVPFLAYHFGDMFLFSIPTLISSIITPYLVLPFILYRSQKNAAIAKISAEQSIQQLKQEGIVVSRSAQADASFRIAVRLAHDIRGPLSALNIALRSLEGSAKPKALAVKSIDRLTTIADSLLATHRMGDQFGSKQRVHFDLVSLVEDLASYVNTVAPEIEVVKSIAIERAISTFAKDELERHLINLINNAIESLRSTNTLQPKIVIELAQLESNYKIGIFDNGPGIPKEISERIFVRGTTFGKVNGNGIGLSSAKEFLSGIGGSISINTTNEGCRVEVSIPSNKNQFEISVRGRVIVVDDDSDVLEMFSKQLEDYEPKLITSDPSTAIDYLNKYRGPMTVISDLIFPNSQVVGFDILRAAPSNSTKYLFTTLGSENSVLSLAAKSNISVIDKATIPKLRID
- a CDS encoding 2Fe-2S iron-sulfur cluster binding domain-containing protein gives rise to the protein MSQLTLTLSGETLTVPMTHGESVLDAALRAGLDAPYSCMEGVCTACMAQIKEGEVDFPDDTILDDRDKADGKTLTCQAKLKVGCAKIVIDYDAV
- a CDS encoding MBL fold metallo-hydrolase → MSALVKFWGVRGSIPSAPQPTQWVKDFEELMRGFFRAGFHKPEQISEYLGGLSVPEVGGFGTATTCVEVTTPNASIILDGGSGIRNYSEATLRARDRKEYHILMTHFHWDHLIGLPFFAPHFIPGFKVNYYAVQDDLEHMIRGKFKKPYFPVPFEALGADIQFHRLEPRKTFKIGDLDITPYELDHPDPCWGFRVETHGKVYSHCVDTEATRTTRESLGPDLPLYQNVDVMYFDAQYTLPELAEKANWGHGAAQLGLDIAFRENIRHMIFAHHDPGATTQQLFELKTQTREYYEWRLKTAETNRLRLPEVKWRYAHEGLEIDLTKV
- a CDS encoding DUF1287 domain-containing protein; translation: MRRTFRVALLASLVLSGAAVFYLSYLSPRALRSQWVEQFVRHYQSNLAPRRMKAADCDRLLARARLMVESEIRYVADYVEIPFPEGDVAPDTGVCADVVVRSFREIGIDLQERVNRELKRDFASSPQIWGLEGPDTNIDHRRVPNLMWYFTREWSRRPLSEDNQDYRRCDVVAWDLGGGVTHIGIVSGVDANGETQLIHHLAEHPQEQAVLRRWRIIGHFAY